A single genomic interval of Rosistilla ulvae harbors:
- a CDS encoding ABC transporter permease has protein sequence MIELGNVEKTYRVGNSDLPVLKGITLNIAAGEYVALMGTSGSGKTTLMNLLGSLDRLTRGLYRFADIDVSELSAGELAIFRNRHVGFVFQNFNLLPRTSALDNVLLPTLYASDDRSQAEKVQYAKQLLETVGLAGRLDHTPNQLSGGERQRVAIARALINRPRLLLADEPTGNLDSKTELEILALFRKLNLEHRITLVVVTHDSQVAKSADRIVHMKDGVIAADQQNESDYSAVEHLLPDPPTKLSGGRNRQHLAATLNAIMVAILALRRNALRTALTMLGVIIGVASVVNVMELSSGSSRAIKETVASMGADMLTVMSTHTSSSGRRNRYIPLTPTDADQLAEQCPAVKLTAPIVHGQVQLVYGNRRSRPTFVVGSTADYLRGRHWDDTDMGQLFTEENVFDAAKVCVIGQTVASDLFLDDYPVGKEIRANGISLRVVGVLSAKGGDVIGNDQDDIIVAPWTTFKYRLNASSHAAPRFAAFADQMPKMQLVSSRQSTRNENLSQIYVQAISPEHVGEARQQIREFLARRHDVSEDVFQIQDLTEVSKVTNQVVSGLAALGFIIAGVSLLVGGVGIMNIMLVSVTERTREIGLRMAVGADRSAILRQFLIEATVLCMIGGLVGIVFGHLCSMAIGWFMSWPNELSLTAAIVAVGVAAFVGILFGYYPARKASLLDPIDALRFE, from the coding sequence TTGATTGAACTGGGCAACGTCGAAAAGACCTACCGGGTTGGCAATTCCGACCTGCCCGTCCTGAAAGGGATCACGCTGAACATTGCCGCCGGCGAATACGTCGCGCTGATGGGCACCTCCGGTTCCGGCAAGACCACGCTGATGAACCTGTTAGGTAGCCTGGACCGGTTGACCCGTGGGCTGTATCGGTTCGCCGACATCGACGTGTCGGAATTGTCGGCCGGCGAGCTGGCTATCTTTCGCAATCGCCACGTTGGATTTGTATTCCAGAATTTCAACCTGCTGCCGCGGACCTCGGCGCTGGACAACGTGCTGCTGCCAACGCTCTACGCCAGCGACGATCGGTCGCAAGCCGAGAAGGTTCAGTACGCCAAACAACTGCTAGAGACGGTGGGACTTGCCGGGCGTTTAGACCATACGCCCAACCAACTTTCCGGTGGCGAACGGCAGCGCGTCGCCATTGCTCGGGCTTTGATCAACCGTCCGCGATTGTTGCTCGCCGACGAACCGACCGGCAACCTCGACTCGAAGACCGAGCTCGAGATATTGGCATTGTTTCGTAAACTGAATCTCGAACATCGCATCACGCTGGTCGTTGTCACGCACGATTCGCAAGTCGCCAAAAGCGCTGACCGTATCGTTCATATGAAAGACGGTGTGATCGCCGCGGATCAACAGAATGAATCCGATTATTCGGCTGTCGAGCACCTCCTACCCGATCCGCCAACAAAGCTCTCCGGTGGCAGAAATCGACAGCACCTGGCGGCTACGCTCAACGCAATCATGGTCGCGATCTTGGCGCTTCGTCGCAACGCCCTGCGCACGGCGCTGACGATGCTGGGGGTGATCATCGGCGTGGCATCGGTCGTCAATGTGATGGAACTGAGCAGCGGTTCCTCGCGAGCAATCAAAGAGACGGTTGCCAGTATGGGAGCCGATATGTTGACCGTCATGTCCACGCATACCTCGTCGTCTGGAAGACGCAATCGCTACATCCCTTTGACGCCGACGGATGCCGATCAGCTGGCGGAGCAATGCCCCGCGGTGAAATTGACGGCGCCGATCGTGCATGGACAGGTGCAACTTGTGTATGGCAACCGCCGCAGTCGCCCGACGTTTGTGGTTGGAAGCACCGCCGACTACCTGCGGGGACGCCACTGGGACGATACCGACATGGGCCAATTGTTCACCGAAGAAAACGTCTTCGATGCGGCGAAGGTTTGCGTGATCGGGCAGACGGTTGCCAGCGATCTTTTCCTGGACGACTATCCCGTGGGGAAAGAGATTCGCGCCAACGGGATCTCGCTGCGCGTTGTCGGTGTCTTGTCGGCAAAAGGTGGTGACGTGATCGGCAACGACCAAGACGACATCATCGTCGCGCCCTGGACAACCTTTAAGTATCGCTTAAATGCCAGTTCGCACGCCGCGCCGCGATTCGCTGCGTTTGCAGACCAAATGCCAAAAATGCAATTGGTATCGAGCCGCCAGTCGACGCGAAATGAAAACCTGAGTCAGATCTATGTGCAGGCGATATCGCCGGAACATGTGGGCGAAGCGCGGCAACAGATCCGAGAGTTCCTTGCCCGTCGGCACGACGTCAGCGAAGACGTTTTTCAGATTCAAGATCTCACCGAGGTCTCGAAAGTTACAAATCAAGTTGTCTCCGGGCTGGCGGCACTCGGCTTCATTATCGCCGGCGTTTCGCTGCTGGTGGGAGGCGTTGGGATCATGAACATCATGTTGGTTTCGGTGACCGAACGAACGCGAGAGATCGGGCTGCGGATGGCCGTTGGCGCCGATCGCTCTGCAATCCTTCGCCAGTTCCTGATCGAAGCGACCGTGTTATGTATGATCGGTGGTCTGGTTGGAATCGTGTTTGGACACCTTTGTTCGATGGCGATCGGTTGGTTTATGTCGTGGCCCAACGAGTTGTCGCTGACCGCCGCGATCGTCGCCGTCGGTGTCGCTGCCTTTGTCGGCATCCTGTTTGGATATTATCCGGCGAGAAAAGCTTCGCTGTTGGATCCGATCGACGCCCTGCGATTTGAATAA
- a CDS encoding efflux RND transporter periplasmic adaptor subunit: protein MTNKKPKRSWVRRLVLGGGMLFSMLAVAGFFYVRSVSNALPELRTVDIQRRDLVITIGTTGTIEPDEVVQVGPEVAGKIVRFGVDPDDKQKSIGVGARVSKGTVLFEIDPQQFEMGLQKAQAAYGLAQADIGRLEAQLAQASRNLQRATQLRATNTQSAFDEIQTAHEMAAAQLAVGQARLKQAETEVRHAEIHVEQTTVRSPIDGIVIDRRANLGQHVHAGHPGLFLLSKDLDHMRIRASVSESDIGKVKLGQPATFTVDAHRNDTMTGRVEEILFNARRQGNFVTYDVVIGIDPTDIELFPHMTADVEFEVLRRDHAWLVPNGALRWWPDSKQLESGDLLVDRPQQQDNARGPSEGEQACVWVAAGDGRVRPLKVRVGVDDGVQTEVQGDGFAEALPIVVGTVDRTTLARIIPTAKTIR from the coding sequence ATGACGAACAAGAAACCTAAACGCTCGTGGGTGAGACGTCTGGTTCTCGGTGGGGGCATGCTTTTCAGCATGCTTGCTGTCGCAGGATTCTTCTATGTGCGAAGCGTTAGCAATGCGCTGCCCGAACTAAGAACCGTCGATATCCAGCGACGCGACCTCGTGATCACGATTGGTACCACCGGCACGATCGAGCCGGATGAAGTGGTACAAGTAGGGCCCGAGGTGGCCGGCAAGATCGTACGCTTTGGCGTCGATCCCGACGACAAACAGAAATCGATTGGCGTCGGGGCTCGTGTCTCGAAAGGGACGGTCCTGTTTGAGATCGATCCGCAACAATTCGAGATGGGGCTGCAAAAGGCACAAGCTGCGTATGGTTTGGCGCAAGCTGACATCGGGCGTCTAGAGGCACAACTTGCCCAGGCCAGCCGAAACCTGCAGCGGGCGACGCAATTGCGGGCTACCAATACGCAGAGCGCTTTCGATGAGATCCAGACTGCGCACGAGATGGCAGCCGCCCAGTTGGCGGTTGGACAGGCGAGGTTAAAGCAGGCGGAGACCGAAGTCCGCCATGCCGAGATCCATGTGGAGCAGACAACGGTCCGGTCGCCGATCGATGGGATCGTGATTGACCGTCGGGCGAACCTGGGCCAGCACGTTCATGCAGGGCATCCCGGTCTGTTTTTGCTGTCGAAAGATTTAGACCACATGCGGATCCGGGCTTCGGTCAGCGAAAGCGACATCGGCAAAGTGAAGCTTGGGCAACCGGCGACCTTCACCGTCGATGCCCATCGAAACGACACGATGACGGGCCGCGTCGAGGAGATTCTGTTCAACGCCCGCCGACAGGGAAACTTTGTTACCTACGATGTGGTCATCGGCATCGACCCGACCGACATCGAACTGTTCCCACACATGACCGCCGATGTGGAGTTTGAAGTCTTGCGGCGAGACCACGCTTGGTTGGTCCCCAATGGAGCGCTCCGTTGGTGGCCCGACTCCAAACAACTCGAAAGCGGAGATCTGCTGGTCGATCGTCCTCAACAGCAAGACAATGCACGAGGCCCCAGCGAAGGCGAACAGGCTTGCGTTTGGGTCGCTGCCGGAGACGGACGGGTCCGCCCACTGAAGGTCCGCGTCGGAGTGGACGATGGGGTGCAGACCGAGGTCCAAGGGGATGGCTTTGCAGAAGCATTGCCGATCGTGGTTGGAACCGTCGACCGCACGACCCTTGCGCGGATCATTCCGACCGCTAAGACTATTCGATAA
- a CDS encoding glycosyltransferase has product MKISVAICTWNRSGLLRRTLQSIAEMEMGDPIEWELIVVDNNSSDDTADVIGSFAQQLPIRYVHEPQQGLSLSRNRAIDTATGDYILWTDDDVLVSKQWLNAYRSAFAAAPDIAFFGGCIEPWFEPPGCPDWISETWAKCNPAFSPRMLGDAEVELTAERLPYGANFAVRTDVQQAHRYDPRWGRVGSGMMGGEEIAVLREIVRCGGRGRWVPGAPLRHIVPARRASEKFVRDYFVGQGMENVAAGRTVTGRMANGFDAIYSMLLYRIKRRFVEPDEWVSHMIRASISWGEFRAPRS; this is encoded by the coding sequence ATGAAGATCAGCGTCGCGATCTGCACCTGGAATCGCTCCGGTTTGCTCCGACGCACGCTTCAATCGATCGCCGAAATGGAGATGGGCGATCCCATCGAATGGGAATTGATCGTCGTCGATAATAACTCTTCGGATGATACCGCCGATGTGATTGGGAGCTTCGCCCAACAGCTGCCGATTCGATACGTTCACGAACCTCAGCAGGGGCTGTCGCTCTCTCGCAATCGCGCGATCGATACAGCGACGGGCGACTACATTCTCTGGACCGACGACGATGTTTTGGTTTCCAAGCAGTGGCTGAACGCCTATCGCAGCGCATTTGCGGCGGCTCCGGACATCGCTTTTTTTGGCGGTTGTATCGAACCATGGTTTGAACCGCCCGGATGTCCCGACTGGATTTCCGAAACATGGGCCAAGTGCAATCCGGCCTTTTCGCCGCGGATGCTGGGGGATGCAGAGGTCGAACTGACGGCGGAGCGTTTGCCATACGGCGCGAACTTCGCCGTTCGCACCGATGTGCAACAGGCCCATCGCTACGACCCGCGGTGGGGACGCGTCGGTTCGGGAATGATGGGAGGCGAAGAGATCGCAGTGCTGCGGGAAATCGTCCGCTGCGGAGGACGCGGACGCTGGGTCCCGGGCGCGCCGCTTCGACATATCGTGCCCGCGCGACGGGCCAGCGAAAAATTTGTCCGCGACTATTTCGTTGGCCAGGGAATGGAGAATGTCGCCGCGGGGCGGACCGTCACAGGACGGATGGCCAATGGCTTCGACGCGATATATTCGATGCTGCTGTATCGGATCAAGCGTCGTTTTGTAGAGCCCGATGAATGGGTCTCGCATATGATTCGTGCGAGCATTTCGTGGGGAGAGTTCCGGGCTCCACGGAGCTAA
- a CDS encoding glycosyltransferase yields the protein MTGMPWGGSEVLWSRVAHRMRADAHQVCVSFRRWDPEAKALESLRRAGASVSTRPVPHPPSWFNSLNPARWPKTDAQHIQRWLAKEQPDLALVTLGYHLNTVSPAAELMRRQIPYAINVQCASPDYLDSYFLDAFRAAYAGAARVYFVSQENLERVETMLAMRIETAKIIDNPFNVSWDAQPAWPTDRDGFRLACVGRLHFPSKGQDLLIDVLRQDKWRQRNLSLHLYGESQGFLRQTEDLIARHGLQDQIHYEGFSEQIENLWANHHGLVLPSRFEGAALAVVEALLCNRVCVTTAVGRNRELIRDGETGFIAPAATAELIDHALEAAWQKRDRWQEIGQLAGQHIRQRYHEDPVAVLYSDLMALAAEQGVGSS from the coding sequence ATGACAGGCATGCCGTGGGGCGGCAGCGAAGTTCTTTGGTCGCGAGTCGCGCACCGAATGCGGGCCGACGCACACCAAGTTTGCGTTAGTTTTCGCCGCTGGGATCCCGAGGCCAAGGCGCTCGAATCGCTTCGTCGAGCAGGAGCGAGCGTGAGCACGCGGCCCGTGCCGCATCCGCCATCGTGGTTCAACAGCCTCAATCCCGCGCGGTGGCCCAAGACCGATGCCCAGCATATCCAGCGGTGGTTGGCCAAAGAGCAGCCCGATCTGGCCCTGGTTACCCTCGGCTATCATTTAAATACAGTCTCCCCGGCAGCGGAGCTGATGCGTCGGCAAATTCCCTACGCGATCAATGTCCAATGCGCCAGCCCCGACTATCTCGATTCGTATTTCCTGGACGCCTTCCGAGCCGCGTATGCCGGTGCGGCCAGAGTCTATTTCGTTTCCCAGGAGAATCTTGAGCGTGTTGAGACGATGTTGGCGATGCGGATCGAAACGGCAAAGATCATCGACAATCCGTTTAATGTTTCCTGGGATGCCCAACCGGCCTGGCCAACCGATCGCGACGGTTTTCGTTTGGCCTGTGTCGGGCGATTGCACTTTCCCTCCAAGGGCCAAGACCTGTTGATCGACGTTCTGCGGCAAGACAAATGGCGACAGCGGAATCTGTCGCTACATCTGTACGGCGAATCGCAGGGCTTTCTTCGGCAAACCGAAGACCTCATCGCGCGGCATGGATTGCAGGATCAGATTCATTACGAAGGCTTCTCCGAACAGATTGAAAATTTGTGGGCGAATCACCACGGTCTGGTTCTCCCCTCCCGTTTTGAAGGCGCCGCGTTGGCAGTCGTCGAAGCCTTGTTGTGCAATCGCGTTTGCGTCACGACAGCTGTCGGCCGCAATCGAGAATTGATCCGCGATGGCGAGACGGGGTTCATCGCACCGGCTGCGACAGCCGAACTGATCGACCACGCACTCGAAGCGGCTTGGCAAAAAAGAGATCGCTGGCAAGAGATCGGCCAATTGGCGGGACAACACATTCGGCAGCGGTATCACGAGGACCCCGTTGCGGTTCTCTACAGCGATTTGATGGCATTGGCTGCCGAACAGGGAGTCGGAAGTTCATGA
- a CDS encoding TolC family protein: MKHSYGSIAVLLLAPLLFCGQGCRSQAKLPGIRSKKLTVATSPATEPTSAESAIALVNYQASKELSDSAIQGAVELTPPSVDDFQQLPQEDISLDHAVQRALANSQVIQDHGGRVLTYPDAIRTTLDPAVIASDPNIGIDAALSAYDTQFETALVWNGGGSSVNSAFSSGQFGVFSQPETMAKVGWGQMLRSGTKVAVGGVGGYDKQLAGGLYAAYGAEVRHPLLRGAGTEFNDIAGPFGKPGLYRGVLISKIGQRKAQLEVEKSVRDLVRDVSIVYWELAFAYENLRAKQKALDNAHNSWQREQERAAANVSPADVEAIARQQYYSAVAAVRNAIAGTGHGQTGVYAIELKLRTLLGMPACDGRLLHPSGTPLKAAIRFDWHESNALATTGRLELRIQQSNIDRRILERKAAKNLRRPQVDIVGQYRRLADDPTTDTALFSEALQGWQIGIDYRRSIQNSRENAAIRNAELQLSREHALADAQRAQISSELRTAFIELDRALGTMHYMALSHDAAMIRLDAQTQRHAAGDAQVEHVLEAQIRATRAETQYQRSVIDYNLAFIKLHYARGTLLKTMGVGFGTPATDECRFALNAPSVFAQPPSGDDSSTNTQLAQPPAAAGPAVR; this comes from the coding sequence ATGAAACACAGCTATGGATCGATTGCTGTGTTGCTGCTTGCCCCGCTGCTGTTCTGCGGCCAGGGATGTCGCTCCCAAGCAAAACTTCCCGGCATCCGTTCCAAGAAATTGACGGTTGCAACATCTCCGGCCACCGAGCCGACGTCGGCTGAATCTGCCATCGCCCTGGTGAACTATCAGGCGTCGAAAGAACTGAGCGATAGCGCGATCCAGGGCGCGGTCGAACTCACGCCGCCGAGCGTGGATGATTTTCAGCAGCTGCCGCAAGAAGACATCTCGCTCGACCACGCGGTCCAGCGAGCGCTTGCGAACAGCCAAGTGATCCAGGATCACGGTGGTCGCGTGCTGACCTATCCCGATGCGATTCGCACTACGCTCGATCCAGCCGTGATCGCAAGCGATCCCAATATTGGTATCGACGCGGCGCTATCGGCTTACGACACGCAGTTTGAAACCGCGCTGGTTTGGAACGGCGGGGGCAGTTCCGTCAACTCGGCATTCTCCAGCGGACAGTTCGGCGTCTTTTCGCAACCCGAGACGATGGCAAAAGTTGGCTGGGGACAGATGCTTCGCAGCGGAACCAAGGTGGCTGTCGGCGGCGTCGGCGGCTACGACAAACAACTGGCCGGAGGTCTTTATGCTGCGTATGGTGCCGAGGTGCGACACCCGTTGTTGCGTGGAGCCGGGACCGAATTCAACGACATCGCCGGCCCATTTGGTAAACCGGGCTTATATCGCGGCGTCTTGATCTCGAAAATCGGCCAGCGCAAGGCGCAACTGGAAGTCGAGAAATCGGTAAGAGACCTCGTGCGCGACGTGAGCATCGTCTACTGGGAGCTGGCGTTTGCCTATGAAAATCTCAGGGCCAAGCAGAAAGCACTGGACAACGCGCACAACTCCTGGCAGCGAGAGCAAGAGCGGGCCGCTGCGAATGTCAGCCCCGCAGACGTCGAAGCGATCGCGCGGCAACAGTATTATTCCGCCGTTGCTGCAGTCCGCAACGCCATCGCCGGGACCGGGCATGGGCAGACCGGCGTCTATGCGATTGAACTGAAACTGAGAACGCTGCTGGGCATGCCGGCTTGCGACGGCCGCTTGTTGCATCCGAGCGGAACTCCGCTCAAAGCAGCGATCCGATTCGATTGGCACGAGAGCAACGCGTTGGCAACGACCGGGCGGCTTGAGCTGAGGATCCAGCAGTCGAATATCGACCGACGTATTTTGGAACGGAAAGCGGCCAAGAACCTTCGCCGTCCGCAGGTCGATATCGTTGGCCAATACCGTCGCCTGGCCGATGATCCAACCACCGACACCGCGCTCTTCAGCGAGGCGTTGCAGGGTTGGCAGATCGGGATCGATTATCGCCGTTCGATTCAGAACAGCCGCGAAAACGCAGCGATCCGCAACGCCGAACTTCAGCTGAGCCGCGAGCACGCGCTCGCTGATGCACAGCGAGCGCAGATCTCATCGGAACTGCGAACCGCTTTCATCGAACTCGATCGCGCCCTGGGGACGATGCACTACATGGCGCTCAGCCACGATGCGGCAATGATCCGCTTGGACGCTCAAACCCAGCGGCACGCGGCCGGCGATGCTCAGGTTGAACATGTGCTGGAGGCGCAGATTCGCGCCACGCGAGCCGAAACGCAATATCAACGAAGCGTCATCGATTACAACCTTGCATTTATCAAATTGCACTACGCTCGCGGAACGCTGCTGAAAACGATGGGCGTTGGTTTTGGAACGCCAGCAACGGATGAATGTCGTTTTGCGTTAAACGCGCCTTCGGTGTTCGCCCAACCGCCATCGGGCGACGATTCCTCAACCAACACGCAACTGGCTCAACCTCCGGCCGCTGCGGGTCCAGCTGTTCGATAG
- a CDS encoding DUF1559 family PulG-like putative transporter, which yields MIARNTIKLGRPVLLNASEKCYTALRRVLACGQLPAGSRLAEVEWSQRLGVQRAALREAMVLLTHDGLLNRRSTGGFFVPHPEEFDFRALRDARVAIEIGALQLTFAPGSPRRNLSRLERICDTMEELHRSGLTMEFNEADFRFHQTLLALAENETLNRLFSHSVQHFHSLSPITDEVRQKNEQLVMREHREILAHLKAGKPSDASKLLRTHITHTRKQRQGAFLPRGSVSVKTFRPCTLTSSPPFQSAPRFSLLEVYRRNFPMNRQRQAVPLRNGFTLVELLVVIAIIGILVGLLLPAVQAAREAARRMSCSSNYKQVALALHNHHDTFRKFPIGAGISGGCSGFTGAHRFSWGVHILPFMEQENRYDAIDFSVSQPVVHAPNFDPDTALGPVATFLCPSMPQSETMVNQGTSSIVLAYPRTEMAGVADSRDWRCNTSGTLGVRPRSDGDGILFGASETRLRDVIDGTSSTLMVGEITGDARGQSTSGFNANSYTIYAAFDTSTGINGPFTVPGGGIFDFRPQGFSSFHPGGAHFALADGSVRLFAETIDQVLLTGLTTRNGGEVVQVPE from the coding sequence ATGATTGCCCGCAACACCATCAAACTGGGACGCCCCGTTCTGCTGAACGCTAGCGAGAAGTGCTACACGGCCCTCCGTAGAGTGCTCGCCTGTGGCCAATTGCCCGCCGGGAGTCGTCTCGCAGAAGTGGAGTGGTCGCAGCGACTGGGAGTTCAGAGGGCTGCGTTGCGTGAAGCGATGGTCCTGCTGACTCACGACGGTTTATTGAACCGGCGTTCTACTGGCGGATTTTTTGTGCCGCACCCTGAAGAATTCGACTTCCGCGCGCTCCGAGATGCTCGCGTCGCGATCGAGATCGGTGCACTGCAGCTGACATTCGCGCCCGGATCACCGCGACGCAATCTGTCGCGGCTAGAAAGAATCTGCGACACGATGGAGGAACTGCATCGGTCGGGGCTGACGATGGAATTCAACGAAGCCGATTTCCGCTTCCATCAGACGCTGCTGGCGCTCGCAGAGAACGAGACCTTAAACAGATTGTTTTCTCATTCTGTCCAACACTTCCATTCGCTCTCTCCCATCACCGACGAAGTACGCCAAAAAAACGAACAGCTTGTGATGCGGGAGCATCGAGAGATCCTGGCCCATCTGAAAGCTGGCAAGCCAAGCGACGCCTCGAAGTTGTTGAGAACCCACATCACCCATACAAGGAAGCAACGCCAGGGCGCGTTTCTTCCCAGGGGCAGCGTCAGCGTTAAAACGTTCCGCCCCTGTACGCTCACCTCCTCTCCCCCTTTCCAATCTGCTCCTCGTTTTTCCCTCCTTGAAGTTTACAGAAGGAACTTTCCTATGAATCGACAGAGACAAGCCGTACCGTTGCGCAATGGTTTTACGTTGGTAGAGTTACTGGTGGTGATTGCCATCATCGGGATTCTGGTCGGCCTTTTGCTGCCGGCGGTTCAAGCTGCACGCGAAGCGGCCAGACGCATGTCGTGCTCGTCGAACTACAAGCAGGTCGCGTTGGCGCTACACAACCACCACGATACGTTTCGCAAGTTTCCCATTGGCGCCGGAATCTCCGGCGGGTGCAGCGGGTTCACTGGCGCTCATCGATTCTCTTGGGGCGTTCATATCCTGCCGTTCATGGAGCAGGAAAACCGTTACGACGCGATTGATTTCAGCGTCAGCCAGCCAGTCGTCCACGCGCCGAACTTCGACCCCGATACGGCGCTTGGGCCAGTGGCTACCTTCTTGTGCCCGTCGATGCCTCAGTCGGAGACGATGGTCAACCAAGGGACATCGTCAATTGTCCTCGCCTACCCGCGAACGGAAATGGCTGGCGTGGCCGATTCGCGCGACTGGCGCTGCAACACCTCGGGAACCCTTGGCGTTCGGCCGCGTTCCGATGGGGATGGCATCTTATTTGGCGCGTCCGAAACACGCCTGCGAGACGTTATCGACGGCACCTCTTCGACATTGATGGTTGGCGAAATCACCGGAGACGCCAGGGGGCAAAGCACCAGCGGCTTCAACGCGAACTCCTACACCATCTACGCTGCTTTTGACACCTCCACCGGGATCAACGGCCCGTTCACCGTGCCAGGTGGTGGAATCTTCGATTTCCGCCCTCAGGGATTCTCAAGCTTCCATCCAGGCGGAGCCCACTTCGCACTCGCCGACGGAAGCGTTCGCCTTTTTGCCGAGACGATCGACCAGGTGCTGCTGACCGGATTGACGACTCGCAACGGCGGCGAAGTCGTGCAGGTCCCCGAATAG
- a CDS encoding cyclic peptide export ABC transporter — MLRSSWRASLASIVFGGASGLAMLGLITLIHQSFTQQAAASNRLATLFAIACLAVLVLQVVSKCILTRLSQSTAARLQFELCNRIAAAPLPELEACGPHRLLGTLGGDVGAITNALSQFPTVCANAMVLISGLVYLASLSLPLAIGSVIMASLGIASYLGGLHWANYHLRQAREDRDEVRKQLQAMVFGIKELKGNNRRCVEFMYDVLLPADTAMRERLIKGTDILGAAHTWGRLSRFIGIGLLIFVWPRFWPVTSETLMGYTLTILYLTSPLDSILGWLPALNNANISLNKINALGLMIDPSKAIACGTQIPEFRSISLRNVSYAYRSPHSDQESFHLGPIDLLVMPGEVLFIAGGNGSGKTTLAKLLTGLYTPDQGELLLNKQVVDQAALGDYRQMFTTVFVEGHLFDRLLGIDANPMQLKRWASILGIEDKVDFETGHFRLGKLSRGQHKRLALLVACLDQRPVFVFDEWAAEQDPGFKEIFYRHIVPELTRNGRSVVAITHDDRYFFAADRVVELVDGKMVSSRRQRIAA, encoded by the coding sequence ATGTTGCGTTCCTCGTGGAGAGCGAGCCTGGCATCGATTGTCTTTGGTGGAGCCAGTGGATTGGCGATGCTTGGATTGATCACGTTGATCCATCAATCGTTCACGCAGCAAGCGGCGGCATCCAATCGCCTGGCGACTTTGTTCGCCATCGCTTGCCTGGCGGTGTTGGTTCTGCAGGTCGTCTCCAAGTGCATTTTGACCCGCCTTTCCCAGTCGACCGCGGCCCGACTGCAGTTTGAATTATGCAATCGCATCGCTGCCGCACCGCTGCCAGAATTGGAAGCCTGTGGCCCCCATCGCCTGCTGGGCACGTTGGGTGGAGACGTCGGTGCGATCACCAACGCGCTCTCGCAATTCCCAACCGTATGCGCCAATGCGATGGTGCTGATCAGCGGCCTGGTCTACTTGGCCAGTCTGTCGCTACCGCTGGCGATCGGCTCGGTGATCATGGCGTCGCTAGGCATCGCCAGCTATCTGGGCGGATTGCACTGGGCCAACTACCACCTGCGGCAAGCGCGCGAGGATCGCGACGAAGTCAGGAAGCAGTTGCAGGCGATGGTGTTTGGGATCAAAGAGCTGAAAGGGAACAATCGTCGCTGCGTTGAATTCATGTACGACGTGCTGCTGCCGGCCGACACCGCGATGCGGGAACGTTTGATCAAAGGGACCGATATTCTCGGTGCCGCACACACCTGGGGACGTCTATCGCGTTTCATCGGTATCGGACTGTTGATCTTTGTCTGGCCGCGGTTCTGGCCGGTCACATCCGAAACCCTGATGGGATACACGCTGACGATCCTGTATCTGACCAGTCCTCTGGACAGCATCCTTGGCTGGTTGCCGGCGCTGAACAACGCCAACATCTCGCTCAATAAAATCAACGCGCTCGGGTTGATGATCGATCCGTCCAAAGCGATCGCTTGCGGAACGCAGATTCCCGAGTTTCGCTCGATCTCGCTCCGCAACGTCTCTTACGCCTACCGGTCTCCGCACTCCGACCAAGAGAGCTTCCATCTGGGCCCCATCGATCTCTTGGTGATGCCCGGCGAGGTACTGTTTATTGCCGGTGGCAACGGTAGCGGGAAGACGACGCTGGCGAAATTGCTGACCGGTTTGTACACGCCCGATCAGGGCGAATTGCTGCTGAACAAACAAGTCGTCGATCAGGCGGCATTGGGTGATTACCGGCAGATGTTTACGACAGTCTTCGTCGAGGGGCACCTGTTCGACCGACTGCTGGGAATCGATGCCAATCCGATGCAGTTGAAGCGTTGGGCCAGCATTTTGGGCATCGAAGACAAAGTTGATTTCGAAACCGGGCACTTCCGGCTTGGCAAGCTCTCGCGTGGGCAGCATAAGCGACTCGCCCTGCTGGTCGCCTGTTTGGACCAACGCCCCGTGTTTGTCTTTGACGAATGGGCGGCTGAACAAGACCCCGGGTTTAAAGAAATTTTCTATCGACACATCGTGCCTGAATTGACTCGCAACGGTCGATCGGTCGTCGCGATCACCCATGATGACCGCTACTTCTTCGCCGCCGATCGCGTCGTTGAGTTGGTAGATGGGAAGATGGTTTCCAGTCGACGGCAAAGGATCGCAGCATGA